Proteins co-encoded in one Streptomyces sp. NBC_01283 genomic window:
- a CDS encoding ABC transporter permease, with the protein MSSVTGIVTKPAAGPRPAGGIGQSVRDSLVVAKRNLIRMSRIPEMVVFGLIQPIMFVVLFSYVFGGSMKIGASTDPAVYRNFLMAGIFAQTVTFATAGAGAGIADDMHKGLIDRFRSLPMARGAVLTGRTIADLVQTALTLVVLAIVALLVGWRVHEGMGKALAAFGLLLLLGYAFTWIGALIGLSVRTPEAATSGGLIWLFPVTFISNAFVDSSQMTPWLRHVADWNPFSATVQACRELFGNPGVSDSSAWPMQHPVWASVIYSVLIVLLFRTLAVRKYRSATA; encoded by the coding sequence GTGAGCTCCGTGACCGGCATCGTGACCAAGCCCGCCGCAGGACCCAGGCCCGCGGGCGGCATCGGCCAGTCCGTCAGGGACTCCCTGGTCGTCGCCAAGCGCAACCTCATCCGGATGTCCCGGATCCCGGAAATGGTCGTCTTCGGCCTGATCCAGCCGATCATGTTCGTGGTGCTGTTCAGCTACGTCTTCGGCGGATCCATGAAGATCGGCGCCAGCACCGACCCGGCGGTCTACCGCAACTTCCTGATGGCGGGCATCTTCGCGCAGACCGTCACCTTCGCCACCGCGGGCGCGGGAGCCGGCATCGCCGATGACATGCACAAGGGCCTCATCGACCGCTTCCGGTCGCTGCCCATGGCGCGCGGAGCCGTCCTCACCGGCCGGACCATCGCCGACCTCGTGCAGACCGCGCTCACCCTGGTGGTGCTGGCGATCGTGGCGCTCCTGGTCGGCTGGCGGGTCCACGAGGGCATGGGCAAGGCGCTGGCCGCCTTCGGCCTGCTCCTCCTGCTCGGGTACGCCTTCACCTGGATCGGCGCGCTCATCGGCCTGTCGGTCCGCACCCCGGAGGCGGCCACATCGGGCGGCCTGATCTGGCTCTTCCCGGTCACGTTCATCTCGAACGCGTTCGTGGACTCCAGCCAGATGACGCCCTGGCTGCGGCACGTCGCCGACTGGAACCCCTTCAGCGCGACCGTCCAGGCGTGCCGCGAGCTCTTCGGCAACCCCGGCGTCTCGGACTCGTCGGCCTGGCCCATGCAGCACCCGGTCTGGGCCTCGGTGATCTACTCGGTCCTGATCGTCCTGCTCTTCAGGACCCTCGCGGTGCGCAAGTACCGCTCGGCCACGGCCTGA
- a CDS encoding replication initiator, whose protein sequence is MSAEFDASTTRNTRPSASTSAPQERSAVLEHEKRIQALSEVNRDVIRIVSDPRFSRWLEQIEAIGGCAHPVHLSGSTTTWDTTTGEAVSAYSTADEPGERLAVRCRNRRSSVCAPCSYQHSGDTFHLVRSGLLGGKSVPDQVRERPRLFVTLTAPSFGLIHREGDRCRPRRDGPRCEHGRRLGCSRLHSEDDPLVGRPLCADCYDYVGHVLWHAHAGRLWDRFTTGVRRCLASAGGVPRARLGEHLVVSFAKVAEYQKRAAVHFHAVVRLDGPSGPGDPPPDWATGELLTDAVRAAAASASVRVPESQAYGTDVLVLGAQLDVRPIHGFGDEDSLSDDAVAAYVAKYVSKGAADTGAGLDYAVRSLTDIRAAVIPPHIRALMGTCWRLGGLVELAPLRLRAWAHTLGYRGHILTKSRRYSTTYTALREERADYARGGARPDDDPNLIKESTWRYFGSGYTPGAALFAAGIAEDLAQSRQLAREAREDELCAGSGWRE, encoded by the coding sequence ATGTCTGCCGAATTCGACGCCAGCACCACACGCAATACCCGTCCGTCCGCATCAACGTCCGCCCCGCAGGAACGCTCTGCGGTACTGGAACACGAAAAACGAATACAAGCCCTCTCAGAGGTGAACCGTGACGTCATAAGAATCGTCAGTGACCCTAGATTTTCCCGCTGGTTAGAGCAGATCGAAGCCATCGGCGGCTGCGCTCATCCGGTGCACCTGTCCGGCTCCACCACCACATGGGACACCACGACCGGTGAGGCAGTCTCGGCCTACTCGACAGCGGATGAACCTGGTGAACGGCTGGCCGTGCGGTGCCGCAACCGGCGTTCCTCGGTCTGTGCGCCGTGCTCATATCAGCACTCTGGGGACACCTTCCATCTGGTGCGCTCGGGCCTGCTCGGCGGCAAGAGTGTGCCCGATCAAGTCAGGGAGCGGCCCCGCCTGTTCGTCACGCTGACCGCTCCCTCCTTCGGGCTGATCCATCGCGAGGGAGATCGGTGCCGTCCTCGTCGCGATGGTCCCCGGTGCGAGCACGGGCGGCGGCTCGGCTGCTCCCGCCTGCACAGTGAGGATGACCCGCTGGTGGGTCGGCCACTGTGCGCGGACTGCTACGACTACGTGGGGCACGTCCTGTGGCATGCGCACGCGGGGCGGCTCTGGGACCGGTTCACCACTGGTGTGCGCCGCTGCCTGGCATCGGCTGGCGGGGTGCCCCGCGCGCGGCTCGGTGAGCACCTGGTGGTGTCGTTCGCGAAAGTCGCCGAATACCAGAAGCGAGCGGCGGTGCACTTCCATGCCGTGGTCCGCCTCGACGGTCCCAGCGGTCCCGGTGATCCGCCCCCGGACTGGGCCACGGGCGAACTGCTGACTGACGCAGTTCGGGCGGCTGCCGCGTCGGCCAGTGTGCGGGTGCCTGAATCGCAGGCGTACGGGACTGACGTGCTCGTGCTGGGGGCTCAGTTGGATGTGCGGCCGATCCACGGGTTCGGCGATGAAGACAGCCTCAGTGATGATGCGGTGGCCGCCTACGTGGCCAAGTACGTGTCCAAGGGTGCCGCCGATACCGGGGCCGGACTCGATTACGCGGTGCGGAGTCTGACGGACATCCGCGCTGCGGTCATACCACCTCACATCCGGGCCCTGATGGGCACCTGCTGGCGCCTGGGCGGCCTCGTGGAACTGGCACCCCTGCGACTGCGCGCGTGGGCTCACACGCTCGGCTACCGGGGCCACATTCTCACCAAGTCCCGTCGGTACTCGACCACTTACACAGCTCTTCGGGAGGAACGGGCCGACTACGCACGCGGCGGCGCCAGACCGGACGACGATCCAAACCTGATCAAGGAATCCACCTGGCGCTACTTCGGCTCCGGCTACACCCCCGGTGCCGCCCTCTTCGCCGCAGGCATCGCCGAAGACCTCGCGCAGTCCCGTCAGCTGGCTCGGGAGGCACGAGAGGACGAACTTTGTGCGGGGTCGGGGTGGAGAGAATGA
- a CDS encoding MarR family winged helix-turn-helix transcriptional regulator produces MPTTPDMTTASDPGLLDTLQHQVAVFARRAEQTRLGGVGQVRNSMDRAAYLLLNRLDKEGPMGVKALAASMGIDSSTVTRQVAPLVDTGLVKRTSHPEDGRAVVLQLSPRGEARLNEVRSSRRDLMAELTGDWSPEERESFCTLLTRFNSALSARQTSQAAPEAPAS; encoded by the coding sequence ATGCCCACAACTCCGGACATGACGACCGCCAGCGATCCCGGCCTCCTCGACACGCTGCAACACCAGGTGGCCGTGTTCGCCCGCCGTGCGGAGCAGACGCGCCTCGGCGGCGTCGGACAGGTCCGCAACTCCATGGACCGCGCCGCGTATCTGCTGCTCAACCGCCTCGACAAGGAGGGGCCGATGGGCGTCAAGGCGCTCGCGGCGAGCATGGGAATCGACTCGTCGACCGTCACCCGGCAGGTCGCCCCGCTGGTCGACACGGGGCTCGTCAAGCGCACCTCGCACCCCGAGGACGGCCGCGCCGTGGTGCTCCAGCTGTCGCCGCGCGGCGAGGCACGCCTCAACGAAGTGCGGTCCTCGCGGCGTGACCTCATGGCCGAGCTGACCGGTGACTGGTCCCCGGAGGAGCGCGAAAGCTTCTGCACGCTCCTCACGCGCTTCAATTCAGCGCTCTCCGCCCGCCAGACCTCACAGGCGGCTCCGGAGGCGCCCGCTTCCTGA
- the greA gene encoding transcription elongation factor GreA, whose protein sequence is MTQTSENVTWLTQEAYNQLKAELEYLSGPARTEIATKIAAAREEGDLRENGGYHAAKEEQGKQELRVRQLTQLLEHAKVGEAPAADGVVAPGMVVTIAFDGDEDDTVTFLLASREYASADIETYSPQSPLGRGVDGKKIGEDAQYELPNGKLASVKILQAKPYQS, encoded by the coding sequence GTGACCCAGACGAGCGAGAACGTCACCTGGCTTACCCAGGAGGCGTACAACCAGCTCAAGGCCGAGCTGGAGTACCTGTCTGGTCCTGCGCGCACCGAGATCGCTACGAAGATCGCGGCGGCACGTGAAGAGGGCGACCTGCGCGAGAACGGCGGGTACCACGCGGCCAAGGAGGAGCAGGGCAAGCAGGAGCTCCGCGTCCGCCAGCTGACCCAGCTCCTGGAGCACGCGAAGGTCGGTGAGGCGCCGGCCGCGGATGGTGTGGTGGCGCCCGGCATGGTCGTGACGATCGCTTTCGACGGTGACGAGGACGACACCGTGACCTTCCTGCTCGCCTCGCGCGAGTACGCGAGCGCCGATATCGAGACGTATTCGCCGCAGTCCCCGCTCGGCCGCGGCGTGGACGGCAAGAAGATCGGCGAGGACGCGCAGTACGAACTGCCGAACGGCAAGCTCGCCTCGGTCAAGATCCTCCAGGCGAAGCCCTACCAGTCCTGA
- the mca gene encoding mycothiol conjugate amidase Mca, with the protein MTEQLRLMAVHAHPDDESSKGAATMAKYVSEGVDVHVVTCTGGERGDILNPKLQGDKYIQENIHEVRRKEMDEAREILGVKQDWLGFVDSGLPEGDPLPPLPEGCFALEDVDKAAGELVRQIRSFRPQVITTYDENGGYPHPDHIMTHKITMVAFDGAADAEKYPESEFGPVYQPQKLYYNQGFNRPRTEALHQAMLDKGLESPYGDWLKRWDEFERVERTLTTHVPCADFYEVRDRALIAHATQIDPEGGWFRVPMELQKEVWPTEEYELAKSLVDTSLPEDDLFAGIRDNA; encoded by the coding sequence TTGACTGAGCAGCTGCGACTGATGGCCGTCCACGCCCACCCCGACGACGAGTCGTCGAAGGGCGCGGCCACCATGGCCAAGTACGTGTCCGAGGGGGTGGACGTGCATGTCGTGACCTGCACGGGCGGGGAGCGCGGCGACATCCTCAACCCCAAGCTCCAGGGTGACAAGTACATCCAGGAGAACATCCACGAGGTGCGCCGCAAGGAGATGGACGAAGCGCGCGAGATCCTCGGCGTCAAGCAGGACTGGCTCGGTTTCGTCGACTCGGGTCTGCCCGAGGGCGACCCGCTGCCGCCGCTGCCCGAGGGCTGCTTCGCCCTGGAGGACGTCGACAAGGCGGCCGGTGAGCTGGTCCGGCAGATCCGCTCCTTCCGTCCGCAGGTCATCACGACGTACGACGAGAACGGCGGCTATCCGCACCCCGACCACATCATGACCCACAAGATCACGATGGTGGCCTTCGACGGTGCGGCGGACGCCGAGAAGTACCCCGAGAGCGAGTTCGGCCCCGTCTACCAGCCGCAGAAGCTCTACTACAACCAGGGCTTCAACCGGCCGCGCACCGAGGCGCTGCACCAGGCGATGCTCGACAAGGGCCTGGAGTCGCCGTACGGGGATTGGCTGAAGCGCTGGGACGAGTTCGAGCGGGTCGAGCGCACGCTGACCACGCACGTTCCCTGCGCCGACTTCTACGAGGTCCGCGACCGGGCGCTGATCGCGCACGCCACGCAGATCGACCCCGAGGGCGGCTGGTTCCGCGTCCCGATGGAGCTCCAGAAGGAGGTCTGGCCCACGGAGGAGTACGAGCTCGCGAAGTCGCTCGTCGATACATCCCTCCCCGAGGACGACCTCTTTGCGGGCATCCGCGACAATGCCTAG
- the msrA gene encoding peptide-methionine (S)-S-oxide reductase MsrA → MLFGRTPELPTPEQALKGRSTPEFEVPSRHTVLGNPLLGPYPEGLEIADFGLGCFWGAERKFWQTEGVWTTYVGYQGGSTENPSYEEVCSGLTGHAEVVRVVFDPARVSYAALLKLFWESHNPTQGFRQGNDVGTQYRSAIYTHSAEQEAGAVASRDAYQQVLTSAGHGEITTTILPAAPRPFWPAEGYHQQYLSSSKNPDGYCGIGGTGLELDSPSETNWGRACPTGIAPAPQASEQ, encoded by the coding sequence ATGCTCTTCGGCCGCACGCCCGAACTCCCCACCCCCGAGCAGGCCCTCAAGGGCCGCTCGACCCCGGAATTCGAGGTCCCGTCCCGCCACACGGTCCTCGGCAACCCGCTCCTGGGCCCGTACCCCGAAGGCCTGGAGATCGCGGACTTCGGGCTCGGCTGCTTCTGGGGCGCGGAGCGCAAGTTCTGGCAGACCGAGGGCGTCTGGACGACGTACGTCGGCTACCAGGGCGGCTCCACGGAGAACCCCTCGTACGAGGAGGTCTGCTCGGGCCTGACCGGTCACGCCGAGGTGGTCCGCGTGGTCTTCGACCCGGCCCGCGTCTCGTATGCCGCACTCCTGAAGCTCTTCTGGGAGTCCCACAACCCCACGCAGGGCTTCCGCCAGGGCAACGACGTGGGCACCCAGTACCGCTCGGCGATCTACACCCACTCCGCCGAGCAGGAGGCGGGCGCGGTGGCATCCCGCGACGCCTACCAGCAGGTCCTCACGTCGGCGGGCCACGGCGAGATCACGACGACCATCCTCCCGGCGGCCCCCCGCCCGTTCTGGCCGGCCGAGGGCTACCACCAGCAGTATCTTTCGAGCAGCAAAAACCCGGACGGGTACTGCGGGATCGGCGGGACTGGCCTTGAGCTGGACAGCCCGTCGGAGACGAACTGGGGACGGGCTTGCCCGACCGGGATCGCTCCGGCGCCTCAGGCCTCGGAGCAGTAA
- a CDS encoding ATP-binding cassette domain-containing protein — MPGAIYAEGLVKTFGDVRALDGVDLDVPEGTVLGLLGPNGAGKTTAVRCLTTLLTPDSGRAVVAGIDVLKHPNEVRRSIGLSGQFAAVDEYLTGRENLQMVGQLYQMKAKEAKARAGELLDRFHLADAADRPSKTYSGGMRRRLDLAAALVVSPPVMFMDEPTTGLDPRNRQQLWEVIQELVSGGTTLLLTTQYLEEADHLAHDICVVDHGRVIARGTSDQLKAQTGGERVEVVVHEREQITSATEVLRGFGKGDVAVENHTRKLTVPVAGGAKLLAEVIRELDARGVEIDDIGLRRPTLDDVFISLTGHVAEVDEANGNGKGNGIEDAKAEPKKEADK, encoded by the coding sequence ATGCCAGGCGCCATCTACGCCGAAGGCCTTGTGAAGACCTTCGGCGACGTAAGGGCTCTGGACGGCGTCGATCTCGATGTTCCGGAAGGCACCGTGCTCGGCCTTCTCGGGCCGAACGGCGCGGGCAAGACCACGGCGGTGCGCTGTCTGACGACGCTTCTGACGCCGGACAGCGGCCGCGCGGTCGTCGCGGGCATCGACGTACTGAAGCATCCGAACGAAGTGCGGCGGTCGATCGGCCTCTCGGGCCAGTTCGCCGCAGTCGACGAGTACCTGACGGGCCGCGAGAACCTCCAGATGGTCGGCCAGCTCTACCAGATGAAGGCGAAGGAGGCGAAGGCCAGGGCGGGCGAGCTCCTCGACCGGTTCCATCTCGCCGACGCCGCCGACCGCCCCTCCAAGACGTATTCGGGAGGCATGCGCCGCCGCCTCGACCTCGCGGCCGCGCTCGTCGTGTCGCCCCCGGTGATGTTCATGGACGAGCCGACCACGGGCCTTGACCCGCGCAACCGGCAGCAGCTCTGGGAGGTCATCCAGGAGCTGGTGTCGGGCGGCACGACCCTGCTGCTCACCACCCAGTACCTCGAAGAGGCCGATCACCTGGCGCACGACATCTGCGTCGTCGACCACGGCCGCGTCATCGCCCGCGGCACCTCCGACCAGCTCAAGGCGCAGACCGGCGGCGAGCGCGTCGAGGTAGTGGTGCACGAGCGCGAGCAGATCACCTCGGCCACCGAGGTCCTGCGCGGCTTCGGCAAGGGCGACGTCGCCGTCGAGAACCACACCCGCAAGCTCACGGTCCCGGTAGCCGGCGGCGCCAAGCTGCTCGCCGAGGTCATCCGCGAGCTGGACGCCCGCGGGGTCGAGATCGACGACATCGGGCTGCGCCGCCCGACCCTGGACGACGTGTTCATCTCGCTGACGGGCCACGTCGCCGAGGTGGACGAAGCCAACGGCAACGGCAAGGGGAACGGCATCGAGGACGCGAAGGCCGAGCCCAAGAAGGAGGCCGACAAGTGA
- a CDS encoding helix-turn-helix domain-containing protein — protein sequence MSAEFGPRLRALLTDRGMTLRGTARALNYNVAYISRVANGRQRPSVQLSQALDELLQAGGELVRLSTPAAALKWLDEPTGPASDIAHMKACAEHILKHADRYGGDAVAPVAVQVWQSAQRKLDAGEIPESAQRGYLAAVAEAAEVAGWLLFDSGDRVAARNAFLESHMLARHAGERAMEWFALDMLAMLDTECGRPGGVRRITDELLSQSRTPPRVALLARVRRGRALAQIGDRQRALADLDAARGGVEESLSSRDPEWAWWVNQQEIRGHSGHALLSLADLNAAILKFQSALAHATPRGVMLYRIELLHSYARAKAWREAEEEIHEIAPLLSTITSGRNRLLLRDALQVVDQASGVPVGLSALVRDTATAVTL from the coding sequence ATGAGCGCCGAATTCGGCCCACGGCTCCGCGCACTCCTCACGGACAGAGGCATGACCTTGAGGGGCACTGCCCGCGCCCTCAACTACAACGTGGCCTATATCTCCCGTGTCGCGAACGGCCGTCAGCGTCCTTCAGTGCAACTTTCCCAAGCGCTGGACGAACTCCTCCAGGCCGGTGGAGAGTTGGTGCGACTTTCCACGCCAGCGGCAGCACTGAAGTGGCTGGATGAGCCGACTGGCCCCGCTTCTGACATCGCACATATGAAAGCCTGTGCCGAACACATCCTTAAGCACGCTGACCGCTATGGCGGAGATGCCGTAGCACCCGTCGCAGTTCAGGTTTGGCAGTCCGCACAGCGCAAACTTGATGCCGGGGAAATCCCGGAATCGGCCCAGCGAGGCTATCTGGCAGCCGTGGCAGAAGCTGCTGAAGTCGCTGGATGGTTGCTCTTTGATTCCGGTGATCGTGTAGCGGCCCGCAATGCGTTCCTCGAATCACACATGCTGGCCCGGCATGCTGGAGAACGGGCCATGGAGTGGTTCGCCCTGGACATGCTTGCCATGCTCGACACCGAATGTGGCCGCCCCGGAGGGGTGCGACGCATCACCGACGAACTGTTGTCACAGTCCCGTACCCCTCCGCGTGTAGCACTCCTGGCGCGTGTAAGGCGGGGCCGGGCGCTCGCCCAGATAGGAGATCGCCAGCGTGCCTTGGCCGACTTGGACGCAGCCCGAGGTGGCGTGGAAGAGTCCCTGAGTTCACGTGATCCCGAGTGGGCATGGTGGGTGAACCAGCAGGAAATCAGAGGCCATTCAGGGCATGCCCTCTTGAGCCTTGCGGACTTGAACGCGGCGATCCTCAAATTTCAGAGCGCTCTGGCCCATGCAACACCACGGGGCGTCATGCTGTATCGCATTGAGCTCTTGCACAGCTACGCAAGAGCCAAAGCGTGGAGGGAAGCAGAAGAGGAAATCCACGAGATCGCACCTCTCCTCAGCACCATCACCTCGGGGAGGAACCGACTTCTCTTGCGGGACGCATTGCAGGTCGTTGATCAAGCCTCTGGGGTGCCGGTAGGCCTGTCAGCTCTTGTCCGAGACACGGCCACAGCGGTCACCCTCTGA
- a CDS encoding sigma factor-like helix-turn-helix DNA-binding protein, translating to MRGRQALMNARRAREFEAFVAGAAGRLLHAATLLTTEPPNANPRARALLTASLAHSYATWDRMRGEDPYDRTRQQLAIRFARGAWRRHRSHGGVLARLTPQERLILVLRLYEGVAEEQTAALLGLPADRVETICARAMETVLHPPRGPAPTVPLGEAAPS from the coding sequence GTGCGCGGACGGCAGGCGTTGATGAACGCCCGCCGGGCCCGGGAGTTCGAGGCATTCGTCGCGGGCGCGGCAGGGAGGCTGCTGCATGCGGCGACGCTGCTCACCACCGAGCCCCCGAACGCCAACCCACGCGCGCGTGCCCTGCTGACCGCGTCCCTGGCGCACTCGTACGCCACCTGGGACCGGATGCGCGGCGAGGACCCGTACGACCGCACCCGCCAGCAGCTGGCCATCCGCTTCGCGCGCGGCGCCTGGCGCCGGCACCGGAGCCACGGCGGCGTCCTGGCCCGCCTCACGCCCCAGGAGCGGCTGATTCTCGTCCTGCGGCTGTACGAGGGCGTCGCCGAGGAGCAGACGGCGGCGCTCCTCGGCCTGCCCGCCGACCGGGTGGAGACCATCTGCGCCCGCGCCATGGAGACGGTGCTCCACCCGCCGCGCGGCCCGGCACCGACGGTTCCCCTGGGAGAGGCGGCCCCGTCATGA
- a CDS encoding DUF4307 domain-containing protein, with translation MAAVSDKLPDGRYGRERSADERADRKLKIAGSVLGVLFLLMIGWFGYDYVSGTKVSGEVIKFEVVSDSAVEVHLEVRKDADAKGYCTLRSQAEDGEEVGRADFRFDQNDGRIDKVVTLRTKARGTSAELLGCHSD, from the coding sequence ATGGCGGCCGTGAGCGACAAGCTCCCCGATGGCCGGTACGGCCGTGAGCGCTCGGCCGACGAGCGCGCGGACCGCAAGCTGAAGATCGCCGGATCGGTCCTCGGTGTGCTCTTCCTCCTGATGATCGGCTGGTTCGGGTACGACTACGTCTCCGGCACCAAGGTCAGCGGCGAAGTGATCAAGTTCGAGGTCGTCTCGGACAGTGCGGTCGAGGTGCACCTGGAGGTGCGCAAGGACGCGGACGCGAAGGGCTACTGCACCCTGCGCTCGCAGGCCGAGGACGGCGAAGAGGTGGGCCGCGCGGACTTCCGCTTCGACCAGAACGACGGCCGGATCGACAAGGTCGTCACGCTGCGCACGAAGGCGCGCGGGACGAGCGCCGAGCTGCTGGGCTGCCACTCCGACTGA
- a CDS encoding cystathionine gamma-synthase, with amino-acid sequence MSDTFSSQSFETVAIHAGNTADPLTGAVVPPIYQVSTYKQDGVGGLRGGYEYSRSANPTRTALEENLAALEGGRRGLAFASGLAAEDCLLRTLLAPGDHVVIPNDAYGGTFRLFAKVVSRWGVEWSVADTSDPAAVRAAVTDRTKAIWVETPSNPLLGITDIAAVAQVAKETGARLVVDNTFASPYLQQPLALGADVVVHSLTKYMGGHSDVVGGALVVSDPELGEELAYHQNAMGAVAGPFDAWLVLRGIKTLAVRMDRHSENATKVAEMLSRHARVTRVLYPGLPEHPGHETAAKQMKAFGGMVSFQVTGGEEAAVAVCDRAKLFTLGESLGGVESLIEHPGRMTHASVVGSALEVPADLVRLSVGIENADDLLADLQQALG; translated from the coding sequence ATGAGTGACACGTTCAGCAGCCAGAGTTTCGAGACCGTCGCGATCCACGCGGGCAACACCGCCGACCCGCTCACGGGCGCGGTCGTCCCGCCGATCTACCAGGTGTCGACATACAAGCAGGACGGCGTCGGCGGGCTGCGCGGCGGCTATGAGTACAGCCGCAGCGCCAACCCCACCCGCACCGCCCTGGAGGAGAACCTGGCCGCGCTGGAGGGCGGCAGGCGCGGGCTCGCCTTCGCGTCGGGTCTCGCCGCGGAGGACTGCCTCCTGCGTACGCTGCTCGCTCCCGGTGACCACGTGGTCATCCCGAACGACGCGTACGGCGGCACGTTCCGGCTCTTCGCGAAGGTCGTGTCCCGGTGGGGCGTCGAGTGGTCGGTCGCCGACACCTCCGACCCGGCGGCGGTACGGGCCGCGGTGACCGACCGTACGAAGGCGATCTGGGTGGAGACCCCCTCCAACCCGCTGCTCGGCATCACGGACATCGCGGCCGTCGCGCAGGTCGCCAAGGAGACGGGCGCCCGGCTCGTCGTCGACAACACCTTCGCCAGCCCCTACCTCCAGCAGCCGCTCGCGCTCGGCGCCGATGTCGTCGTGCACTCCCTGACGAAGTACATGGGCGGGCACTCGGACGTCGTGGGCGGCGCGCTGGTCGTCAGCGACCCCGAGCTCGGCGAGGAGCTGGCGTACCACCAGAACGCGATGGGCGCGGTCGCCGGGCCCTTCGACGCGTGGCTGGTGCTTCGCGGCATCAAGACGCTGGCCGTCCGGATGGACCGGCACAGCGAGAACGCGACGAAGGTCGCCGAGATGCTGTCGCGGCACGCGCGCGTGACGCGTGTTCTCTACCCCGGGCTTCCGGAGCACCCCGGTCACGAGACCGCGGCCAAGCAGATGAAGGCGTTCGGCGGGATGGTGTCCTTCCAGGTCACCGGCGGCGAGGAGGCGGCGGTCGCCGTCTGCGACCGCGCGAAGCTGTTCACCCTGGGGGAGTCCCTCGGCGGCGTGGAGTCCCTGATCGAGCACCCGGGGCGGATGACGCACGCCTCGGTGGTGGGCTCGGCCCTTGAGGTCCCCGCCGACCTGGTGCGGCTCTCCGTGGGCATCGAGAACGCGGACGACCTGCTGGCCGACCTGCAGCAGGCGCTGGGCTAG
- the ilvA gene encoding threonine ammonia-lyase encodes MSYRTTHSLPTVTLDDVRGAQKMLSGVSRVTAMEGSRHLSQLVGSPVHFKCENLQRTGSFKLRGAYVRIAGLYPEERAAGVVAASAGNHAQGVALASSLLGVRSTVFMPVGAPLPKVAATREYGAEVRLHGQVVDETLAAAQEYAHETGAVFIHPFDHPDIIAGQGTVGLEILEQCPELRTLVLGVGGGGLAAGIAVAVKTLRPDVKVIGVQAAGSAAYPPSLAAGHPVSIENPATMADGIKVGRPGDVPFRIIDELLDDIVTVSEDELSSALLLCLERAKMVVEPAGASPVAALLSRPQEFEGPVVALLSGGNVDPLLMQRILRHGMAAAGRYLSLRLRLTDRPGALATLLGVLSVVDANVLDVGHVRTDPRLGLTEVEVELHLETKGPAHCAEVGRALGEAGYTVIG; translated from the coding sequence ATGAGCTACCGCACGACTCACTCCTTGCCGACGGTCACCCTCGACGACGTGCGCGGTGCCCAGAAGATGCTCTCGGGTGTGTCCAGGGTGACGGCGATGGAAGGCAGCAGGCACCTGTCGCAGCTGGTGGGCTCGCCGGTGCACTTCAAGTGCGAGAACCTCCAGCGGACGGGCTCGTTCAAGCTGCGCGGCGCGTACGTGCGGATCGCGGGCCTCTACCCCGAGGAGCGCGCGGCCGGTGTGGTCGCCGCGAGTGCGGGCAACCACGCGCAGGGCGTGGCCCTCGCGTCCTCGCTGCTCGGCGTGCGCTCCACGGTCTTCATGCCGGTGGGCGCCCCGCTGCCCAAGGTCGCGGCGACCCGTGAGTACGGCGCGGAGGTGCGGCTGCACGGTCAGGTGGTCGACGAGACGCTGGCCGCGGCCCAGGAGTACGCGCACGAGACGGGCGCCGTCTTCATCCACCCCTTCGACCACCCCGACATCATCGCGGGGCAGGGCACGGTGGGCCTGGAGATCCTGGAGCAGTGCCCCGAGCTGCGCACGCTGGTCCTGGGCGTCGGCGGCGGCGGGCTCGCCGCGGGCATCGCGGTGGCGGTCAAGACGCTGCGCCCGGACGTCAAGGTGATCGGCGTGCAGGCCGCGGGCTCGGCGGCGTACCCGCCCTCGCTCGCCGCCGGGCACCCGGTGTCGATCGAGAACCCGGCGACGATGGCCGACGGCATCAAGGTCGGGCGCCCCGGCGACGTGCCGTTCCGGATCATCGACGAGCTTCTGGACGACATCGTCACCGTCTCCGAGGACGAGCTGTCCAGCGCGCTCCTGCTCTGCCTGGAGCGGGCCAAGATGGTCGTCGAGCCGGCGGGCGCGAGCCCGGTCGCGGCGCTCCTGAGCAGGCCGCAGGAGTTCGAGGGTCCGGTGGTCGCGCTCCTGTCGGGCGGCAACGTCGACCCGCTCCTGATGCAGCGGATCCTGCGCCACGGCATGGCGGCGGCGGGCCGCTACCTGTCGCTGCGGCTGCGCCTCACGGACCGGCCCGGGGCGCTGGCCACGCTCCTCGGGGTGTTGTCGGTGGTCGACGCCAATGTCCTCGACGTGGGCCACGTGCGGACCGATCCGCGCCTGGGACTCACGGAGGTGGAGGTGGAGTTGCACCTGGAGACCAAGGGCCCCGCGCACTGCGCCGAGGTCGGCAGGGCGCTGGGCGAGGCGGGCTACACCGTCATCGGCTGA